In Gossypium hirsutum isolate 1008001.06 chromosome D06, Gossypium_hirsutum_v2.1, whole genome shotgun sequence, one genomic interval encodes:
- the LOC107901705 gene encoding ras-related protein RABA1c, with protein MSGYRAEDDYDYLFKVVLIGDSGVGKSNLLSRFTRNEFSLESKSTIGVEFATRSLNVDGKVIKAQIWDTAGQERYRAITSAYYRGAVGALLVYDVTRHSTFENVERWLRELRDHTDPNIVVMLIGNKSDLRHLVAVSTEDGKSFAEKEFLYFMETSALEATNVENAFAEVLTQIYHIMSKKAMETSEEGNASAVPSKGEKIDVSKDVSAMKKGGCCSS; from the exons ATGTCTGGTTACAGAGCTGAGGATGACTATGACTATCTTTTCAAGGTGGTTTTGATCGGTGATTCCGGAGTCGGAAAGTCAAATCTGCTCTCGAGGTTCACCAGGAACGAGTTTAGCCTCGAGTCCAAGTCCACTATTGGTGTTGAGTTCGCTACTCGTAGCTTGAATGTTGATGGAAAGGTCATCAAGGCTCAGATTTGGGACACTGCTGGTCAAGAAAG GTATCGTGCCATAACAAGTGCCTATTATCGAGGAGCTGTTGGTGCACTTCTTGTGTATGATGTTACACGACACTCCACATTCGAAAATGTAGAGAGGTGGTTAAGAGAGTTGAGGGATCACACAGATCCCAACATTGTAGTCATGCTCATTGGTAATAAATCCGATCTTCGTCACCTTGTGGCTGTCTCAACCGAAGATGGGAAATCCTTCGCGGAGAAAGAATTCCTCTACTTCATGGAAACTTCTGCCCTGGAAGCTACTAATGTCGAAAATGCATTTGCCGAAGTTCTGACACAGATCTACCATATCATGAGCAAGAAAGCTATGGAGACCAGCGAGGAAGGGAATGCTTCAGCTGTCCCATCGAAGGGAGAGAAAATCGATGTCAGTAAAGACGTGTCAGCTATGAAGAAGGGAGGTTGCTGCTCAAGCTAG